A single Flavobacterium sp. 1 DNA region contains:
- a CDS encoding dimethylarginine dimethylaminohydrolase family protein has translation MLKLNVKNETSRLRAVVLGSAVNNGPTPKIDEAYDPKSLEHILANTYPIEADMVVEMEAFNSVFKKYGVTVLRPEMIENYNQIFARDIGFVIDDLFIKSNILPDRERELDAIQYVIDQINPANVIRPPEEVHIEGGDVMLWNDYIFVGTYKGSDYASYITARTNMQGVNFLKELFPNKSVKEFDLVKSRIEARDNALHLDCCFQPVGKDKGIIYKRGFREEADYMFLVDLFGKENLFHITREEMYNMNSNVFSIDTNVIVSEKNFTRLNNWLRANGFIVEEIPYAEIAKQEGLLRCSTLPLIRD, from the coding sequence ATGCTTAAATTAAATGTTAAGAATGAAACTTCAAGATTAAGGGCGGTAGTATTAGGTTCGGCAGTGAATAATGGACCAACTCCAAAAATTGATGAAGCTTATGATCCTAAATCGTTAGAACATATTTTAGCCAATACTTATCCAATTGAAGCTGATATGGTTGTTGAAATGGAAGCTTTTAATTCTGTTTTTAAAAAATATGGAGTAACTGTTTTACGCCCGGAAATGATTGAAAATTACAATCAGATATTTGCAAGGGATATTGGTTTTGTGATTGATGATTTATTTATTAAATCAAATATTTTGCCAGACCGAGAAAGAGAACTCGATGCTATTCAATATGTGATAGATCAAATAAATCCTGCAAATGTAATTCGACCACCAGAAGAAGTTCATATAGAGGGAGGAGATGTAATGCTTTGGAACGATTATATTTTTGTTGGAACTTATAAAGGAAGTGATTATGCAAGTTATATTACTGCAAGAACTAATATGCAGGGTGTTAATTTTTTAAAAGAATTATTTCCAAATAAAAGCGTAAAAGAATTTGATTTAGTAAAATCCAGAATTGAAGCACGTGATAATGCATTGCACTTGGACTGCTGTTTTCAGCCAGTTGGGAAAGATAAAGGAATTATTTATAAAAGAGGATTTAGAGAAGAAGCAGATTATATGTTTTTAGTTGATCTTTTCGGTAAAGAGAATTTGTTTCATATTACAAGAGAAGAGATGTATAATATGAATTCTAATGTGTTTTCAATAGACACTAATGTGATTGTTTCTGAGAAAAATTTCACAAGATTAAATAATTGGCTACGTGCCAATGGGTTCATAGTAGAAGAAATTCCGTATGCCGAAATTGCTAAGCAAGAAGGATTATTAAGATGTTCTACTCTGCCATTAATAAGAGATTAA
- the secY gene encoding preprotein translocase subunit SecY produces MKKFIESISNVWKIEELKNRILITLGLLLVYRFGAHVTLPGIDATQLTGLAGQTKNGLGSILDMFTGGAFSKASVFALGIMPYISASIVVQLMGIAIPYLQKLQSDGESGRKKINQITRWLTIVITLVQGPTYIYNLYRTLPSSAFILGFNSFEFLFSSVVILVTGTIFAMWLGEKITDKGIGNGISLLIMVGILARLPQAFIQEFTTRVTNNNGGPMLLVVEIIIWLLVIISCVLLVMAVRKIPVQYARRTTSGDFEQDMMGGNRQWIPLKLNASGVMPIIFAQAIMFIPAAVAGLSKSDASQSIVGAFSNMFGFWYNFLFATLIVVFTFFYTAITVPTNKMSDDLKRSGGFIPGVRPGVETSDYLDKVMSLITFPGSLFLALIAVFPAIVVSLMDVQQSWAMFFGGTSLIIMVGVAIDTIQQINSYLLNKHYDGLMKSGKNRKAVA; encoded by the coding sequence ATGAAGAAATTTATTGAATCAATAAGTAATGTTTGGAAAATAGAGGAACTAAAGAATAGAATTTTAATTACTTTAGGTCTGCTTTTAGTTTATCGTTTTGGTGCCCATGTTACGTTACCAGGAATTGACGCAACTCAATTGACTGGATTAGCTGGACAAACCAAAAACGGATTAGGATCTATTCTGGACATGTTTACCGGAGGTGCATTTTCTAAAGCTTCAGTTTTTGCTTTAGGGATTATGCCTTATATTTCTGCATCTATTGTTGTGCAACTTATGGGAATTGCTATTCCTTATTTGCAGAAACTACAAAGTGATGGAGAGAGTGGTAGAAAAAAAATCAATCAAATTACCCGTTGGTTAACTATTGTTATCACTTTGGTACAAGGACCAACTTATATCTACAATCTTTACAGAACTTTACCTAGTTCAGCTTTCATTTTGGGATTTAATTCTTTTGAATTTTTATTTTCTTCAGTTGTTATCTTAGTTACTGGTACAATTTTTGCCATGTGGTTAGGAGAAAAAATTACTGATAAAGGTATCGGAAACGGTATTTCCCTTTTGATAATGGTTGGTATTTTGGCTAGGTTACCGCAAGCTTTTATTCAAGAATTTACGACAAGAGTTACTAATAATAATGGAGGGCCAATGTTATTGGTTGTCGAAATCATTATTTGGTTACTTGTTATTATTTCTTGTGTGTTACTTGTGATGGCAGTTAGAAAAATTCCAGTACAGTACGCTCGCCGTACAACATCTGGTGATTTCGAACAAGATATGATGGGTGGTAACAGACAATGGATTCCATTAAAGCTTAATGCATCTGGTGTAATGCCAATTATATTTGCACAAGCAATTATGTTTATTCCTGCTGCTGTTGCTGGTTTGTCTAAATCAGATGCTTCTCAATCTATTGTTGGCGCTTTTAGTAATATGTTTGGATTTTGGTATAATTTCTTATTTGCAACATTAATTGTTGTATTTACTTTCTTTTATACTGCAATTACAGTTCCTACTAATAAGATGTCTGATGATTTAAAGAGAAGTGGAGGTTTTATACCAGGTGTTAGACCAGGTGTTGAGACTTCAGATTATCTTGATAAAGTGATGTCTTTAATAACTTTTCCAGGATCTTTATTTCTTGCTTTAATAGCTGTGTTCCCAGCCATTGTTGTAAGTCTTATGGATGTTCAACAATCTTGGGCTATGTTTTTTGGAGGGACTTCATTGATAATTATGGTTGGAGTTGCAATAGATACTATTCAACAAATCAATTCATACTTGTTGAATAAGCATTATGATGGTTTGATGAAAAGTGGTAAAAATAGAAAAGCGGTAGCTTAA
- a CDS encoding DNA-directed RNA polymerase subunit alpha: MAIFNFQKPDKVIMIDSTDFEGKFEFRPLEPGYGLTVGNALRRVLLSALEGYAITSVRIEGVDHEFSTISGVVEDVTEIILNLKQVRFKRQIEDIDNESVTISVSGKDQLTAGDFQKFISGFQVLNPELVICNLDSKIKLNFDLTIEKGRGYVPAEENKKQNAAIGTIFTDSIFTPVKNVKYAIENFRVEQKTDYEKLVFEIKTDGSINPKDALTEAAKVLIHHFMLFSDERITLEADEIAQTESYDEESLHMRQLLKTKLVDMDLSVRALNCLKAAEVDTLGDLVSFNKNDLMKFRNFGKKSLTELDELVAIKNLTFGMDLAKYKLDKE, from the coding sequence ATGGCAATATTTAATTTTCAGAAGCCCGATAAAGTTATCATGATCGATTCAACCGATTTTGAAGGTAAATTTGAATTTAGACCTTTAGAACCTGGATATGGATTGACTGTTGGTAATGCACTTAGAAGAGTTTTGCTTTCAGCATTAGAAGGTTATGCAATTACATCTGTTCGCATTGAAGGTGTAGATCATGAGTTTTCTACTATTTCAGGAGTTGTTGAAGACGTTACCGAAATTATCCTTAATCTTAAACAAGTACGTTTCAAACGTCAAATCGAAGATATCGATAATGAATCAGTTACTATATCAGTTTCTGGTAAAGATCAATTAACAGCTGGTGATTTTCAAAAATTTATTTCAGGTTTCCAAGTTTTGAATCCAGAGCTTGTTATCTGTAATTTAGATAGTAAAATTAAATTGAATTTTGATTTAACTATTGAAAAGGGCAGAGGATATGTTCCTGCTGAAGAGAACAAAAAACAGAATGCTGCAATAGGAACTATATTTACTGACTCAATTTTTACTCCGGTAAAAAATGTTAAGTATGCAATCGAAAATTTCCGTGTAGAGCAAAAAACAGATTATGAAAAATTGGTTTTTGAAATAAAAACTGATGGTTCAATCAATCCTAAAGATGCTCTTACTGAAGCTGCAAAAGTTTTAATTCACCATTTCATGTTGTTTTCTGATGAAAGAATTACACTTGAGGCTGACGAAATTGCACAAACAGAATCGTATGATGAAGAATCATTACACATGAGACAATTGCTCAAAACTAAGCTTGTTGATATGGATCTTTCTGTTAGAGCATTAAATTGTTTGAAAGCGGCTGAAGTTGATACACTTGGTGATTTAGTATCGTTCAATAAAAATGACCTAATGAAATTCCGTAATTTTGGAAAAAAATCTTTAACTGAGCTAGATGAACTAGTTGCGATTAAAAATTTAACTTTCGGAATGGATTTGGCAAAATACAAACTAGATAAAGAATAA
- the ykgO gene encoding type B 50S ribosomal protein L36: MKVRASVKKRSPECKIVRRKGRLYVINKKNPRFKQRQG, encoded by the coding sequence ATGAAAGTTAGAGCATCAGTAAAAAAGAGAAGTCCCGAGTGCAAAATTGTGCGTAGAAAAGGGAGATTGTACGTAATAAACAAAAAGAATCCTAGATTTAAACAAAGACAAGGATAA
- a CDS encoding citrate synthase, with protein MSKIAILEIDGERFELPVIIGSENEAAVDISKLRDISGVITLDPGYKNSGSCKSEITFLDGELGILRYRGYSIEELAEKSHFLEVSYLIIFGDLPSAERLEQFENDIRKFTLVSEEMKIILDGFPRTAHPMGVLSALTSALTAFNPKSVDADNAKDMYDAVCKTIAKFLVIATWTYRKSMGYPLNYYDNTIGYVENFMNLMFKLPNGPYTANPIVIDALDKLFILHADHEQNCSTSTVRMVGSSHAGLFASISAGVSALWGPLHGGANQAVLEMLEEIHANGGDADKYLAKAKDKNDPFRLMGFGHRVYKNFDPRAKIIKKAADEVLSTLGVNDPILEIAKKLEVAALQDEYFKSRNLYPNVDFYSGIIYRALGIPTDMFTVLFAIGRLPGWIAQWKEMRENKEPIGRPRQVYTGYPLREYKK; from the coding sequence ATGTCAAAAATAGCAATATTAGAAATAGACGGTGAAAGATTTGAACTTCCGGTTATTATTGGAAGTGAAAATGAAGCTGCCGTAGATATTAGTAAATTACGTGATATCTCTGGAGTAATCACTCTTGATCCAGGTTATAAAAATTCAGGTTCTTGTAAAAGTGAGATTACTTTTTTGGATGGCGAACTTGGGATTTTGAGATATAGAGGGTATTCGATTGAGGAATTGGCTGAAAAATCTCATTTTTTGGAAGTTTCGTATTTAATTATTTTTGGAGATTTACCTTCTGCAGAAAGATTAGAACAATTTGAAAACGATATCAGAAAGTTCACTTTAGTTAGTGAAGAAATGAAAATAATATTGGACGGTTTTCCAAGAACAGCCCATCCAATGGGAGTATTGTCTGCTTTGACTAGTGCTTTAACAGCATTTAATCCTAAGTCTGTAGATGCTGATAATGCAAAAGATATGTATGATGCTGTTTGTAAAACTATTGCTAAATTTTTAGTTATTGCTACTTGGACTTACAGAAAAAGTATGGGATATCCTTTGAATTATTATGATAATACAATAGGATATGTTGAGAATTTTATGAATTTGATGTTTAAGCTGCCTAACGGACCTTATACGGCAAATCCTATTGTTATAGATGCATTAGATAAATTATTTATTCTGCATGCAGATCATGAGCAAAATTGTTCCACATCTACAGTTAGAATGGTAGGCTCTTCACACGCTGGTCTTTTTGCTTCAATTTCTGCAGGAGTTTCTGCTCTATGGGGACCTTTACACGGAGGTGCAAACCAAGCGGTTCTTGAAATGTTGGAAGAGATTCATGCAAATGGAGGAGATGCGGATAAATATTTAGCGAAGGCAAAAGATAAAAATGACCCTTTCAGATTGATGGGCTTTGGTCATAGAGTTTATAAAAATTTTGATCCTAGAGCAAAAATTATTAAGAAAGCCGCGGACGAAGTACTTTCTACTTTAGGGGTTAATGATCCTATTCTTGAAATTGCCAAAAAGCTAGAAGTAGCAGCATTGCAGGATGAATATTTTAAATCAAGAAATTTATATCCAAATGTTGATTTTTATTCAGGGATTATTTACAGAGCTTTAGGAATTCCAACGGATATGTTTACAGTATTGTTTGCAATTGGAAGATTGCCAGGCTGGATCGCTCAATGGAAGGAAATGAGAGAAAATAAAGAACCTATTGGCAGACCAAGACAAGTTTATACGGGCTATCCTTTAAGAGAATATAAGAAATAA
- the carA gene encoding glutamine-hydrolyzing carbamoyl-phosphate synthase small subunit, whose protein sequence is MKYTTRKSAILLLSDGTIFHGKSIGITGKTFGEVCFNTGMTGYQEIFTDPSYFGQLMVATNAHIGNYGVNDKEVESNSIKIAGLVCKNFSFNYSRVDSSGSLEDYFAKQNLICISDVDTRALVSYIRENGAMNAVICTDDTSVEELKAMLAEVPDMKGLELASKVSTIEPYFYGDENATYKISALDLGIKENILRNLAKRDCYIKVFPYNASYSDLASFNPDGFFLSNGPGDPDPLDGAIQVAKEILQNNKPLFGICLGHQVIALANGVSTYKMFNGHRGINHPVKNIITGRGEITSQNHGFAVNKEELDQHPDLEITHLHLNDGTVAGMRMKNKNCFSVQYHPEASPGPHDSSYLFDQFIENIKSV, encoded by the coding sequence ATGAAATATACAACACGAAAAAGCGCTATTCTTTTGTTAAGTGACGGAACCATATTCCACGGTAAATCAATTGGAATCACTGGAAAAACATTTGGTGAAGTTTGTTTTAATACAGGTATGACTGGGTATCAAGAGATTTTTACAGATCCTTCTTATTTTGGTCAATTAATGGTTGCTACAAATGCTCATATTGGAAATTATGGGGTGAACGATAAAGAAGTTGAATCCAATAGTATAAAAATTGCTGGATTGGTTTGTAAAAATTTTAGTTTTAATTACTCTAGAGTTGATTCATCAGGTAGTTTAGAAGATTATTTTGCTAAACAAAATTTGATTTGCATTTCGGATGTTGATACACGTGCTTTGGTGAGTTACATACGTGAAAATGGAGCCATGAATGCAGTTATTTGTACTGATGATACTTCTGTTGAAGAATTAAAAGCTATGCTGGCTGAAGTTCCAGATATGAAAGGTTTAGAGCTGGCATCTAAAGTGTCTACGATTGAGCCTTATTTTTATGGTGATGAAAATGCTACTTATAAAATTTCAGCTTTAGATTTAGGTATAAAAGAAAATATACTGCGCAATTTAGCCAAAAGAGATTGTTACATCAAGGTTTTTCCATATAATGCGTCCTATTCCGATTTAGCTTCGTTTAATCCAGACGGCTTTTTCTTATCTAACGGTCCTGGTGATCCAGATCCTTTGGATGGTGCGATACAAGTGGCTAAAGAGATACTTCAAAATAATAAACCTTTGTTTGGTATTTGCTTAGGTCATCAAGTTATTGCTTTGGCAAATGGCGTTTCAACTTACAAAATGTTCAATGGTCATAGAGGTATTAATCATCCGGTAAAAAATATAATTACTGGTCGTGGTGAGATTACTTCCCAAAATCATGGTTTTGCTGTGAATAAAGAAGAATTAGATCAACACCCGGATTTAGAGATTACTCATTTGCATTTGAATGACGGAACAGTAGCGGGTATGCGAATGAAAAATAAGAATTGTTTTTCTGTGCAATATCACCCAGAAGCTAGTCCTGGACCGCACGATTCTTCTTATCTTTTTGATCAGTTTATAGAAAATATCAAATCAGTATAA
- the eno gene encoding phosphopyruvate hydratase, which translates to MSIIVKIHARQIFDSRGNPTVEVDVVTENGVLGRAAVPSGASTGKFEAVELRDGGKSFLGRGVLKAVENVNTKIAEELIGFSVFEQNLIDQAMIDLDGTPNKANLGANAILGVSLAVAKAAANELGLPLYRYVGGVSANTLPVPMMNIINGGSHSDAPIAFQEFMIFPVKATSFTHAMQMGTEIFHNLKKVLHDRGLSTAVGDEGGFAPNLAGGTEDALDTIKLAVEKAGYSFGDEIMVALDCASSEFYVDGKYDYSKFEGSTGKIRTSAEQVDYLAELVAKYPIISIEDGMDENDWDGWKLLTEKIGSKTQLVGDDLFVTNVERLSTGIEKGIANSILIKVNQIGTLTETIAAVNMAKNAGYTSVMSHRSGETEDNTIADLAVALNCGQIKTGSASRSDRMAKYNQLLRIEEELGNSAYFPGLNAFKIK; encoded by the coding sequence ATGAGTATTATTGTTAAAATTCACGCAAGACAAATTTTCGATTCAAGAGGAAATCCTACAGTAGAAGTAGATGTAGTAACAGAAAACGGAGTTTTAGGAAGAGCTGCTGTTCCGTCTGGAGCATCAACTGGTAAATTTGAAGCTGTTGAGTTACGTGATGGAGGAAAATCTTTCTTAGGAAGAGGTGTTTTAAAAGCAGTTGAAAATGTAAATACTAAAATTGCTGAAGAATTAATTGGTTTTTCAGTTTTTGAACAAAACTTGATTGATCAAGCGATGATTGATTTGGATGGTACGCCAAACAAAGCGAATTTGGGAGCAAATGCTATTCTTGGAGTTTCTCTTGCTGTTGCAAAAGCTGCAGCTAATGAATTAGGATTGCCTTTATATAGATATGTAGGAGGTGTTTCTGCAAATACATTGCCAGTTCCTATGATGAATATCATCAATGGAGGTTCACATTCTGATGCGCCTATCGCATTTCAAGAATTTATGATTTTCCCAGTAAAAGCAACTTCTTTTACACATGCTATGCAAATGGGAACTGAGATTTTTCACAATCTTAAAAAAGTATTACACGATAGAGGTTTGAGTACTGCTGTTGGTGATGAAGGAGGATTTGCTCCAAACTTAGCTGGCGGAACAGAAGATGCTTTAGATACTATTAAATTAGCAGTTGAAAAAGCGGGTTATTCTTTTGGAGATGAGATCATGGTAGCTTTAGATTGTGCATCATCAGAATTTTATGTTGATGGAAAATACGATTATTCTAAATTTGAAGGATCAACTGGAAAAATTAGAACTTCAGCGGAGCAGGTTGATTATTTAGCTGAATTAGTTGCTAAATATCCAATTATCTCTATCGAGGACGGTATGGACGAAAATGACTGGGATGGATGGAAGTTGTTAACAGAGAAAATAGGTTCTAAAACACAATTAGTTGGGGATGATTTATTTGTAACCAATGTAGAGCGTTTGTCTACTGGAATTGAAAAAGGAATTGCAAATTCTATTTTGATTAAAGTAAACCAAATTGGAACTTTAACAGAGACTATTGCAGCTGTAAATATGGCTAAAAATGCTGGATATACTTCAGTTATGTCTCACCGTTCAGGAGAAACTGAAGATAATACAATTGCTGATTTAGCTGTTGCATTAAACTGCGGTCAAATTAAAACAGGTTCTGCTTCACGTTCTGACCGTATGGCAAAATACAATCAGTTATTAAGAATTGAAGAGGAATTAGGGAATTCTGCATATTTCCCTGGTCTAAACGCCTTTAAAATAAAGTAA
- the rpsD gene encoding 30S ribosomal protein S4 — translation MARYTGPSTRIARKFGEAIFGDDKAFEKRNYPPGQHGMAKKRGKKSEYAVQLMEKQKAKYSYGILEKQFRNLFEKASATKGVTGEVLLQLCEARLDNVVFRMGIAPSRRGARQIVSHRHVTVNGEVVNIPSYHLKPGDKVAVREKSKSLEAIERSLSNSSHVYEWITWNQDLKEGTFVSVPARLQIPENIKEQLIVELYNK, via the coding sequence ATGGCAAGATATACTGGTCCAAGTACAAGAATCGCACGTAAATTCGGCGAAGCAATTTTCGGAGATGATAAAGCTTTCGAAAAAAGAAATTACCCTCCTGGACAACACGGGATGGCAAAAAAAAGAGGAAAAAAATCTGAGTATGCTGTCCAGTTAATGGAAAAGCAAAAAGCTAAATATTCTTATGGAATTTTAGAAAAACAATTCAGAAATTTATTCGAAAAAGCATCAGCTACTAAAGGTGTTACTGGTGAAGTTTTATTACAATTATGTGAAGCTAGATTAGATAACGTAGTTTTCAGAATGGGTATTGCTCCTTCTAGAAGAGGTGCTCGTCAAATCGTTTCTCACAGACACGTTACTGTAAACGGTGAAGTGGTTAATATTCCTTCTTACCACCTTAAGCCTGGTGATAAAGTTGCTGTTCGTGAAAAATCTAAATCATTAGAGGCTATCGAACGTTCTTTATCAAATTCAAGTCATGTTTATGAATGGATTACTTGGAATCAAGATCTTAAAGAAGGAACTTTTGTTTCTGTACCTGCAAGACTTCAAATTCCAGAAAACATTAAAGAACAATTAATCGTAGAGTTGTACAACAAATAA
- the rpsK gene encoding 30S ribosomal protein S11, producing MAKATAKKRKVIVESTGEAHISATFNNIIISLTNKKGEVISWSSAGKMGFRGSKKNTPYAAQMAAEDCSKVALEAGLKKVKVYVKGPGNGRESAIRSLHNGGIEVTEIIDVTPMPHNGCRPPKRRRV from the coding sequence ATGGCTAAAGCAACTGCAAAAAAACGTAAAGTTATCGTTGAATCAACGGGAGAGGCTCATATTTCTGCTACCTTCAATAACATCATCATTTCTTTGACTAACAAAAAAGGTGAAGTTATTTCTTGGTCTTCAGCTGGTAAAATGGGTTTTAGAGGTTCTAAAAAGAATACTCCATACGCGGCTCAAATGGCAGCAGAAGATTGTAGTAAAGTAGCTCTTGAAGCTGGACTTAAAAAAGTTAAAGTTTATGTAAAAGGACCAGGAAACGGACGTGAGTCTGCAATTCGTTCTTTGCATAATGGTGGAATTGAAGTTACAGAAATTATTGATGTTACTCCAATGCCTCATAACGGATGTCGTCCTCCAAAAAGACGTAGAGTATAA
- the ctlX gene encoding citrulline utilization hydrolase CtlX: protein MTQTTNSILMIRPVAFRMNEQTAVNNYYQKVLDGLLPATVNAKAQQEFDVFVEKLRAVGVDVIVVDDLENADTPDSIFPNNWISFHENGDVALYPMFAENRRLERREDILDILEEKGFVINNIMDYTSAEEDGFFLEGTGSLLLDRENGKAYCALSPRADEELFIEFCEDFEFTPVIFEAFQTVNKERKLIYHTNVMMCLGDTFAVICADSIDDKKERKMVLDSIKGDEKEIILITEEQVNNFAGNMLEVKGADDRRYLVMSASAHQSLTKKQIAQLEEHVTILSSNLDTIEACGGGSARCMMAEIFLPRE from the coding sequence ATGACACAAACAACAAACTCCATTTTGATGATTCGGCCAGTTGCTTTCCGTATGAATGAGCAAACGGCAGTGAATAATTATTATCAAAAAGTTTTAGATGGTCTTTTGCCGGCTACAGTAAATGCAAAAGCACAACAGGAATTTGATGTTTTTGTTGAAAAACTTCGTGCGGTTGGGGTAGATGTAATAGTAGTGGATGATTTAGAAAATGCAGACACTCCAGACAGTATTTTTCCAAATAATTGGATTTCTTTTCATGAGAATGGGGATGTAGCACTTTATCCGATGTTTGCAGAGAACCGTCGCTTAGAACGCCGTGAGGATATTTTGGATATTTTGGAAGAAAAAGGATTTGTAATCAATAATATTATGGATTATACATCTGCAGAAGAAGATGGCTTTTTCTTAGAGGGAACAGGAAGCTTATTATTGGATAGAGAAAATGGCAAAGCTTATTGTGCTCTTTCTCCAAGAGCGGATGAAGAATTATTTATTGAATTTTGTGAAGATTTTGAATTTACGCCTGTAATCTTTGAAGCTTTTCAGACGGTTAATAAAGAGCGTAAATTAATTTATCATACCAATGTCATGATGTGTCTTGGAGATACATTTGCTGTTATTTGTGCAGATTCTATTGATGATAAAAAAGAGCGAAAAATGGTTCTTGATAGCATTAAGGGAGACGAAAAAGAAATTATTTTGATTACTGAAGAACAAGTGAATAATTTTGCTGGTAATATGCTCGAAGTAAAAGGTGCGGACGACAGAAGGTATTTGGTAATGAGTGCTTCGGCACATCAAAGTCTGACCAAAAAACAAATTGCACAATTAGAAGAGCATGTAACAATTTTGAGTTCAAATTTGGATACAATTGAAGCCTGCGGTGGAGGAAGTGCCCGTTGTATGATGGCAGAGATCTTTTTGCCAAGAGAGTAA
- the rpsM gene encoding 30S ribosomal protein S13 has translation MARIAGVDIPKNKRGVIALTYIFGLGRSRAIEILEKAQVSQDKKVQDWNDDEIGAIREAVGTFKIEGELRSEVSLNIKRLMDIGCYRGIRHRSGLPLRGQRTKNNSRTRKGKRKTVANKKKATK, from the coding sequence ATGGCAAGAATAGCAGGGGTAGATATCCCAAAAAATAAGAGAGGTGTTATAGCACTTACCTATATCTTCGGATTAGGAAGAAGTAGAGCAATTGAGATTTTAGAAAAAGCTCAAGTTAGCCAAGATAAAAAAGTTCAAGATTGGAATGATGACGAAATCGGAGCAATTCGTGAAGCTGTTGGAACATTCAAAATTGAAGGAGAATTACGTTCTGAAGTTTCTTTGAACATCAAACGTTTAATGGATATTGGATGTTATAGAGGAATTCGTCATAGATCTGGTCTTCCATTAAGAGGACAAAGAACTAAAAACAACTCTAGAACAAGAAAAGGTAAAAGAAAAACTGTTGCGAACAAGAAAAAAGCAACTAAATAA
- the infA gene encoding translation initiation factor IF-1, producing the protein MAKQSAIEQDGSIIEALSNAMFRVELENGHIVIAHISGKMRMHYIKLLPGDKVKLEMSPYDLSKARITYRY; encoded by the coding sequence ATGGCAAAACAATCAGCAATAGAACAAGACGGATCGATCATTGAAGCATTATCAAATGCGATGTTCCGTGTAGAGTTAGAAAATGGACATATTGTAATTGCTCATATTTCTGGAAAAATGCGAATGCATTACATCAAATTATTACCTGGTGATAAAGTGAAACTAGAAATGAGTCCTTATGATTTGTCAAAAGCAAGAATTACTTATAGATATTAA
- the rplQ gene encoding 50S ribosomal protein L17 → MRHGKKFNHLSRQTAHRSSMLANMACSLIEHKRINTTVAKAKALKQFVEPLITKSKSDTTHNRRIVFAYLRSKYAVTDLFRDVAAKVGDRPGGYTRIIKVGNRLGDNADMAMIELVDFNELYNGGKKEVKKAKSRRGGKAKKADEATEAPAAEAEPTTDAAE, encoded by the coding sequence ATGAGACACGGAAAAAAATTCAATCACTTAAGCAGACAGACTGCACATAGAAGTTCTATGTTGGCTAATATGGCTTGTTCTCTTATTGAGCACAAACGTATTAACACTACTGTTGCTAAAGCTAAAGCGCTTAAACAATTTGTTGAGCCGCTTATAACAAAATCAAAATCTGATACTACTCATAATCGTCGTATCGTTTTTGCTTACTTACGTAGTAAATATGCAGTAACTGACTTGTTCAGAGATGTTGCAGCTAAAGTAGGTGACCGTCCAGGTGGATACACTCGTATCATTAAAGTTGGAAATCGTTTAGGAGATAATGCTGATATGGCAATGATCGAATTAGTTGATTTCAATGAACTTTACAACGGAGGTAAAAAAGAAGTTAAAAAAGCAAAAAGCCGTCGTGGTGGAAAAGCTAAAAAAGCAGATGAAGCTACTGAGGCTCCAGCTGCTGAAGCAGAACCTACAACTGACGCTGCTGAATAA